The DNA region AGGGCGGAGGACGGTTCCAACTCCTGTTTGGCGGATTCGGCTGCGGGGGCTTCAACTCCTCCTGAATCTCCCGCATAAAATTCGGATTCGGCGACAGCGGGCTGTTCATAAGCGGCAGGCGCGCTGCCTCCGCAGGCGCTGAGCAATAACAAGCCTAGCAGGACAGGCAAGGCAAACAGACTGAAACGTGATTTCATTTCATCCTCCAGTTGAATAGATTTTCGGCGTATGGATTAGACGAAGGGAAGGATGAAATGTTCCCCCAATAAAAGACCTGACAGGCGTTCAAAACCTGTCAGGTCTTTTCATGAATAATGACTGCCTGTTTGCTCCATCCTTCCCTATGCGATCTGACCGTCAGTTCGGCCAGTTCGCGCGGCACGACGTTCTCCTTTACCACATCTTCCAGCGGCATCCACATCGGGTGATAGGTCCCATTGAATTCATCAGGCTCATCATATTCCTCGCCTGTGCCGGTTCCAAATTCACCGCCTGTCCGCTGCACTAAGAAATACACTTGCTTACGCCTGCCCTCGCGCAAAACCTCCGCCGCAAGTTGCATTACTTCGACGTGAATGCCTAATTCCTCATACGCCTCTCGGACTGCGGCTTGCTCTTCAGTCTCGCCCTCGTCCACACCGCCGCCGGGGAAGGCGAAGTAATGCCT from Anaerolineales bacterium includes:
- a CDS encoding NUDIX domain-containing protein, with amino-acid sequence MTRPRAGIILIEDGKLALMERHKQGRHYFAFPGGGVDEGETEEQAAVREAYEELGIHVEVMQLAAEVLREGRRKQVYFLVQRTGGEFGTGTGEEYDEPDEFNGTYHPMWMPLEDVVKENVVPRELAELTVRSHREGWSKQAVIIHEKT